One window of Felis catus isolate Fca126 chromosome D4, F.catus_Fca126_mat1.0, whole genome shotgun sequence genomic DNA carries:
- the ABHD17B gene encoding alpha/beta hydrolase domain-containing protein 17B isoform X1: MVTDVIVKTIGIYRESPQKMNNLSFSELCCLFCCPPCPGKIASKLAFLPPDPTYTLMCDESGSRWTLHLSERADWQYSSREKDAIECFMTRTSKGNRIACMFVRCSPNAKYTLLFSHGNAVDLGQMSSFYIGLGSRINCNIFSYDYSGYGASSGKPTEKNLYADIEAAWLALRTRYGIRPENVIIYGQSIGTVPSVDLAARYESAAVILHSPLTSGMRVAFPDTKKTYCFDAFPNIDKISKITSPVLIIHGTEDEVIDFSHGLALFERCQRPVEPLWVEGAGHNDVELYGQYLERLKQFVSQELVNL, translated from the exons aagatgAATAATCTTTCATTCAGTGAGTTATGTTGCCTCTTCTGCTGTCCACCTTGCCCTGGGAAAATTGCTTCAAAATTAGCATTTTTGCCACCTGATCCAACATATACACTGATGTGTGATGAAAGTGGAAGCCGCTGGACTTTACACCTATCAGAACGAGCAGACTGGCAGTACTCTTCTAGGGAAAAAGATGCTATTGAGTGTTTCATGACTAGAACCAGTAAAGGCAACAGAATTGCCTGCATGTTTGTGCGCTGTTCACCCAATGCCAAGTACACTTTACTCTTCTCACATGGAAATGCTGTTGATCTTGGTCAGATGAGCAGCTTTTACATAGGACTGGGATCTCGGATTAATTGTAATATATTCTCATATGATTATTCTGGATATGGCGCAAGTTCTGGGAAACCAACGGAGAAGAACCTCTATGCAGATATAGAAGCTGCTTGGCTTGCTCTTAGGACAAG ATATGGCATTCGCCCTGAAAATGTGATTATATATGGCCAAAGTATAGGGACAGTACCATCTGTGGATCTTGCTGCTCGGTATGAGAGTGCTGCTGTTATTCTTCATTCTCCTTTGACCTCGGGAATGCGAGTCGCTTTTCCTGATACCAAGAAGACCTACTGTTTTGATGCATTCCCAAA CATTGACAAAATCTCTAAGATAACCTCCCCAGTATTAATAATTCATGGGACTGAAGATGAAGTCATTGACTTTTCACATGGCCTCGCATTGTTCGAGCGTTGCCAAAGACCTGTGGAGCCTCTGTGGGTTGAAGGGGCAGGTCACAATGATGTGGAACTTTATGGACAGTACCTCGAAAGGTTGAAACAGTTTGTGTCACAGGAACTggtaaatttgtaa
- the ABHD17B gene encoding alpha/beta hydrolase domain-containing protein 17B isoform X2, with protein sequence MNNLSFSELCCLFCCPPCPGKIASKLAFLPPDPTYTLMCDESGSRWTLHLSERADWQYSSREKDAIECFMTRTSKGNRIACMFVRCSPNAKYTLLFSHGNAVDLGQMSSFYIGLGSRINCNIFSYDYSGYGASSGKPTEKNLYADIEAAWLALRTRYGIRPENVIIYGQSIGTVPSVDLAARYESAAVILHSPLTSGMRVAFPDTKKTYCFDAFPNIDKISKITSPVLIIHGTEDEVIDFSHGLALFERCQRPVEPLWVEGAGHNDVELYGQYLERLKQFVSQELVNL encoded by the exons atgAATAATCTTTCATTCAGTGAGTTATGTTGCCTCTTCTGCTGTCCACCTTGCCCTGGGAAAATTGCTTCAAAATTAGCATTTTTGCCACCTGATCCAACATATACACTGATGTGTGATGAAAGTGGAAGCCGCTGGACTTTACACCTATCAGAACGAGCAGACTGGCAGTACTCTTCTAGGGAAAAAGATGCTATTGAGTGTTTCATGACTAGAACCAGTAAAGGCAACAGAATTGCCTGCATGTTTGTGCGCTGTTCACCCAATGCCAAGTACACTTTACTCTTCTCACATGGAAATGCTGTTGATCTTGGTCAGATGAGCAGCTTTTACATAGGACTGGGATCTCGGATTAATTGTAATATATTCTCATATGATTATTCTGGATATGGCGCAAGTTCTGGGAAACCAACGGAGAAGAACCTCTATGCAGATATAGAAGCTGCTTGGCTTGCTCTTAGGACAAG ATATGGCATTCGCCCTGAAAATGTGATTATATATGGCCAAAGTATAGGGACAGTACCATCTGTGGATCTTGCTGCTCGGTATGAGAGTGCTGCTGTTATTCTTCATTCTCCTTTGACCTCGGGAATGCGAGTCGCTTTTCCTGATACCAAGAAGACCTACTGTTTTGATGCATTCCCAAA CATTGACAAAATCTCTAAGATAACCTCCCCAGTATTAATAATTCATGGGACTGAAGATGAAGTCATTGACTTTTCACATGGCCTCGCATTGTTCGAGCGTTGCCAAAGACCTGTGGAGCCTCTGTGGGTTGAAGGGGCAGGTCACAATGATGTGGAACTTTATGGACAGTACCTCGAAAGGTTGAAACAGTTTGTGTCACAGGAACTggtaaatttgtaa